In Francisella orientalis FNO12, the sequence AGTTATAGCAATGATTGCAAATATTACTGGTGGTATCATTATTGCGGACCTAATCGCAGGAATCACGCCTCTACAGTTTATAGGAAGACTATTTTCCAATGTAAATGTAAATCACTTCTATATAGGTCTTCTAAAGACACCTTTTTTTGCATTAGTAATTGCTGGAATAGGTTGTCATCAAGGACTATCTGTTAAAAGAGACTCCCAAAGTGTTGGTAAAGCAACTACTACAAGTGTTGTTTACTCAATATTTTTGATAATACTGGTTGATGCTATCTTCGCAGTAGGTCTAAATGGATCTTAGGAGAAAAAGATGCGTGAAAGCCTAATTCAAGTAAGAGATTTAAGTACAAAATTTGGTAAAGAGTGGATTCATAAAGATCTGAACTTAGACATACCTTTTGAAAAAATCAGCTGTATTATCGGCGCTAGTGGTTGTGGTAAAACGACTTTGATGCGAGAAATTTTAATGTTACAACCAATATATTCTGGTAAAATTTTCTTATTAGGTCAAGAAATCTCAAAACTAGCAGATAATCCGATCAAACGTAAAGAGATATCTAGCACAATGAGTATGATGTTTCAACATTGTGCTCTTTTTTCATCTTTAACAAACTTACAAAATGTAATATTCTCACTAAAGCAACACACAAACCTTCCTTTAGATGTTTTGACGGATATAGCTATTATCAAACTAAAGATAGTTGGATTAAAAGAAGAAGCATTTAACAAATATCCTTCAGAAATAAGTGGTGGTATGCTCAAAAGAGTTGCTCTAGCCAGAACTATTGTTTTAGATCCTAAAGTTGTATTTCTAGATGAACCGAATGCAGGATTAGACCCTTACTCTGCTAGAGCTATGGATGATCTTATTTTATATCTAAAAGAAGAGCTTAAAATGTCAGTAGTTATGATTACTCATGATTTAAGCACTATTTGGCATATTGTTGATGATATTATATACATGGATGAAAAGAAAATAATGCTACATGATACTGTCGAATTTGTATCACAACAAACTCAGTATGAAAGTATTAGAAAGTTTTTTGACTCACATAATGATAGTAAGTATTAGGCGCTTATAAATGAATGAAAATAGTATAAAAAACCTAATTGCAGGACTATTCGTAATTTTTATGGTATTTGTAATGGTATTTATAGGTTTCTTCCTATCAGGAGGATTTAAAAACCAAGACACCACAACATTCGTTACGAATTTCAAGAGCATTTCTGGTCTAAATGTAGGCTCTGATGTCTCATATAAAGGTTTTAATATTGGTAAAGTATCCGATATTTCAATAAATAAGGAAAATCCCAAACTTGTTAGTGTTTATATGAAAATAAACAGTCAAATTCCAATATATAAACAGACAGTAGCAACTTTACAAAGCGTAGGTATTACAGGTCAATCTAAAGTTGAGCTCTCTTTAGATATTTCAGAAAAAAATACTAGCTTAGACTTAATAGATTTAAAAAAAGGCAAAATACCAGAAATAAAATCAAAACCTTCACAACTTGAAACTATTTTGAATAAAGTAAATGGGATTGCAGGCTCTCTCGAAGAAATTTCTAGTAAATTTAATAAAATGATGTCTCAAGAAAACATTCAAAGATTTAATGAGTTTGCTGATAGCTTAAATATTCTATTGTATAATTTAAGTAATTCATCAATATACTTTAACAGAACTCTTATGAATTTTAATGACACTATGTTAGAGGGTCAGGAAACATTTAGTCGACTTAACAGAGTGATAAGCATACTTGATTATGATCCATCAACAATTGTTAGAGGCGTGACTCATAACGACGAGGACTAGAATAATGAAAAAATATATAATTTTATTTACTATAATACTTATACCTTTTCAATTATTAGCTTTTTCTATATTTGGAGATCCTCTAGAGGTACCTACAAAAAAGCCGTATGTAATATACAATCAACAGATAGAAGCTAATAAGCTTCCTGATACTAAAGATGCGGATATTAGTACAACCTTACTTATATACAATATTCAAACTCAAGCTTCTAAATCTACACAAATGTTTTATGTTAAAGGTAATAGACTATATACTTTTAAAAATAGTGAGTGGGCTTTACCTGTATCAAAGATGCTGACTGTAGCAGTATTTGAATACATTCTTGATAATAATATTGTTAATAATCTTGCGTTCCAAGATATTAATATTAGACAAGAGTTTACATTATCCGGAACCACTACTTACGGACCTATATTAGACTTAGATAACAAACAATTCTTTTTCTATATTACTTTTTACTTAAAGAATGAAAGAACAGGATATACAAAAATAAAAACCATAAAGTATCACCATAAATTTGATAATGATAATGTAACTTCTGATGAGTATGCTAAAATGACAAATGATGCTTTAGTGCATATATTTTCTCAATTAAAACCATGGTTATTAGAAAATCTCCAAAAGGAAAAACATAAAAATAAACAAATAGAGCAAAGAGAAAAAACTATACCCACAAATAGTATTCAATCATTATTGGCAGTTAAGCAATAAAACTGGCAACCAATCCTATTATACCTCCAAATACACCTCCCCACACAACAAGCCAATCAAGGTGCTCACGAATTATTTTTTGAATAATCTCTTTAACCATCTGTGGTGTCAGCTCATCTAATCTTGCATCTATAAGTCTTTCTATTTTTTCTAATGCTTTTTGGGAAACACTATTAGTATCTATGTTTAAATTACCCAAAAGCTCAATAACTTTTGCATCAAGCTTACTAATAAAAGGTTTACGCAATCCTTCTAACCCATTTTTACCACCTAAAAACATTTCAATCATTGAGCCATATTTACTATCCATTAATATCTCAACAAAACTATCAAAGATTTTGTTATAATCTATTTTTGTAGCTATATTATTTGCGATATACCTTTTTATCTCATCATTACTAAGAAATTTGTTAAGGTTAGCTTGAGAGAAAAATTGTTCCATAATCATTTTTTTTATCGCTTTCTTAAAGCTTTCAAACTTGTTAGGAATTATTCCAGAGCCATAGAGAAAAGGAATTTTTTCAAAAAGCATATATATCGCTATCCAATTAGTTAAAGCCCCTGATAGCGCGTAAAACCCAATATTCTTAACGTGTTCCTCAGCAAAATACCATCCTAATATCGCCAATACTGCGGCAACAAGATTAGTCAAAAAACTTTTATTAAAAATACTCATAAATATACCCTACTTTTTAAATGATTCTGAATTTATAATAAGAAACAATATTTTATCAAATTTTAATTTTATGAGAACTATTCGAGGTTTTTTTGCAGATATTTCGATACAAACAACGAAACTATCTATTACTGGTGAATATTATAACTACTTTAAAAATGTGCTTAGACTTAAAAAATCTGATTTCATAGAGTTATTCAATAATGATGATGGCCTACAATATAAGACACAAATTATCGACATAAACAATAAAAATATATTGTTGGACGTAATAGAAAAAAAAGAAATACATAATGAAAATAGTTATATTGTAAATATCTATCAAGCTATTATCAAAAATGAAAATTTTGAACTTATCATACAAAAAGCCACAGAGCTTGGAGTAAATAATATTTATCCTACCATAACCGAGTACACAAACCACAAATTTGATAAAAAAGGATTTGATAAAAAATTAGAACGCTGGAATAAAATAGCTATCTCTGCCGCAGAACAATGCGAAAGAGTATTTATACCTAAAATTCATAATCCCGTTGAAACTAATACTGTACAGCTATTAGATAGTGATATGAATATAACTCTTTGCCCATATTCTAATACTCCTAATAATTTTGAAAATCTTATCAAAACTCACAATAATTTTAATATTTTCATAGGTCCAGAAGGTGGTTTTAGCAAAAAAGAAAAGGAACTATTTAAAATTAACGGTTTCAATACTATTAATTTAGGTAAAAGAATACTCAAAGCAGAGACTGCTCCTATAAATATTCTTTCAATAATTAACTTTATTAAATAGTAAATTTACTCAACATATAATTATTGCAAAACGCCTATTGTAATGCTTTAATTAAGTATCTTAATACTGTTAATTTTCAGGAAGAATATTCATGGACAAAAATTATCGCACCCTATCTCGTCCTTTTTGGATAGTTTGGGCCATTGAATTCTGGGAAAGATTTGGATTTTATGGCTTCCAGGCAATTATTGCTTTGTATTTCACACAGCAATTACATCTTAGCGAACTAGAAACCATTTATCTAATGGGCTCTTTCTTTGCTTTTACCTATGGATTTATATGGGTAGGCGGAATTATTGGCGACAAAGTCCTCGGAACCAAGCGCACAATATTAATTGGCGCAATAATTCTTTGTCTATCATACCTAAGTTTTATCTTTGCTAATGAAAAATCAATATATTACATATTTGCAGGTATCATAGTCGGTAATTCACTATTCAAAGCAAATCCTTCTTCCTTAATATCTAAAATGTTTGATAAAGGAGATGGTCGTCTAAATAGCGCAATGACTCTTTACTACCTTGCTATTAATATGGGAGGGTTATTATGTATGGCTTTAACTCCTGTAATATCTCAAACTTATGGATATGTTGAAGCCTTTGTGATTTGTGGTATCGGTTTATTTATCGGTATAGTTGGTTTTATAATGTTTTACCGACAGCTAGAAAACTTAGGTTCAGAAGCAAGTAAAAAGCCCTTAAATATTGCAAATTTGGCATACGTAATAGTTGCGAGTATTATCTTAATATTACTGATAGCAAATATACTTCCGAATACCGGACTATGTATTTCAATTACTGCTATTGTAGTTATATTAGCTACAATCTATTTCTTAGAAATAGCTCTAAAACTTAAGCCATATGAAAGAAATAGAATGTTAGTCGCTTTAGTACTAATTATTGAAGCAATCTTCTTCTATGCATTGTATTTCCAGATGCCAACAACTCTAACATTTTTTGCCCTACATAATGTTGATTTATCTATATTTGGATGGCATGTCCCTGCTGCGCAATACCAACTTCTAAATCCTCTATGGTTAATGATACTATCTCCTGTGCTTGCGATTTTGTATAAAAAAAGTAAGATGACACATGCGACTAAGTTTAGTATAGGTATTGCCCTTATGTTTGTCTCATATGCTATTCTTTATTGCACAAAATATTTTGCTACAGATGGAATTATTTCAGGATACTGGTTAATTCTAACTTATGCTAGCTCATCTTTAGGAGAATTATTAATATCTGGATTAGGATTAGCAATGGTTGCTGAACTATGTCCGGCTGCCATATCAGGCTTTGTGATGGGATTCTGGTTCCTTGCGACAATGGTTGCTTCTTACCTAGCATCATATATAGGATCATTTATAGCACTTCCTCTATTTGACAATACTATAACTAGTCAACAAAGTTTAGATACTTACACATCTGTATTTGGATATGTTGCAATATCCATACTAATAGTTACTATCATAATGATTATTATGACACCTATTCTTAATAGATACATAAAAAGAATAGAAGTTACTGATGATCATAGAGCAGATGCTCCTAGCGTGGTAATTAAAGTTACGTAGCCATAAATACTGAAACCTATTACTCCTTAATGAATTTAATATCCTAAAATTATTTTAATACGTTGTATTTTTGCTAGAATAACTACTAATGATGAAAAATCTTATTTACTATGAGTACATTTTCTAATAAAACTTGGATATCAAACTATCCAGAATATGCTCCAGCAGATATTCAAGAAAATCAATATACAATTTTAGATCTATACGAAAATACAATTATACAATTTCCATATAGAGATGCTGTTTCATGTCATGATGTAAATTTAACATTCTGTGAACTTGATGACTTAGCTACTAGTGTCGCGAGTTTCTTACAGAATGATCTGAATATTCAAAAAGGTGATAGAATAGCTATTGTGCTGCCTAACTGCTTACAATTTACTGTCTGCTTATTTGCCTGTATTAAGATTAGCGCTATTTTTGTCAATACCAATCCTTTATATACGGCTGATGAACTTGAATCAATCTTTAACAACTGTGATATTAAAGCAGCAATTGTATTGGATATGTTCGCTCATCATATACAAAAAGCTAAAGTAAATATTAACTCATTAGAAAATGTTATTGTTACAAATATTGCTGATTTATATCCATTCCCCAAAAAGCAGATTATCGGCTTTGTATCAAAAAACTTAATAAAAGATAAACCTAAATACAATAAAAATATTTTTATACCTTTTAGTAAAGCTATTAAAGCTGATAAAAAACTATATAAAAAACCTGAAATAGATAGAGAAGATATATTATGTTTACAATATTCAAGTGGTACTACTGGCAAACCCAAAGGAGCTATATTAACGCATAATAATCTTGCCTCAAATATTCAGCAGATATGGGCATGGGTAAAGCATGATATGGATATGTCTAATCAGGTCATAATAACAGCTCTACCTCTTTATCACATATTCTCTTTGAGTGCGAACTTATTATGTTTTTTCTTTGCTGGAGCAAAAAATGTTTTGATTCCTAATGCTAGAGATATTAAAGATCTAATAAAAACTATGTCAAAAAATGAGTTTACTATATTCAATGGTCTTAATACTTTTTATATGATCATGTTAGAGCATCCTGATTTTGAAAAGATAAATAAAACTAGATATCAATACTCTTTAAGTGGTGGTATGCCTATTTCTCGTAAAATATATTTACACTGGCTAGATAGAACAGGTGTCGAACTTAAAGAAGGATATGGTATGACGGAAATGTCACCAGCTATTACTTTAAACAAGTTTAATGAGTCAGAAGATGATTACTTCGGCACTTGTGGCTACCCTATTCCAGGTACAGGCCTTAGTATTAGAGATATTGAAACACAACAAGAAATTAATGAGTGTTATAAAGAGGGAGAAATTTGGCTTAAAGGCCCTCAAAAATGTCGTGGTTTCTGGAATGATAAACAAAATAATGAACTATACTTTACTGATAATGGTTGGTTAAAAACTGGTG encodes:
- a CDS encoding ABC transporter ATP-binding protein, which translates into the protein MRESLIQVRDLSTKFGKEWIHKDLNLDIPFEKISCIIGASGCGKTTLMREILMLQPIYSGKIFLLGQEISKLADNPIKRKEISSTMSMMFQHCALFSSLTNLQNVIFSLKQHTNLPLDVLTDIAIIKLKIVGLKEEAFNKYPSEISGGMLKRVALARTIVLDPKVVFLDEPNAGLDPYSARAMDDLILYLKEELKMSVVMITHDLSTIWHIVDDIIYMDEKKIMLHDTVEFVSQQTQYESIRKFFDSHNDSKY
- a CDS encoding MlaD family protein, coding for MNENSIKNLIAGLFVIFMVFVMVFIGFFLSGGFKNQDTTTFVTNFKSISGLNVGSDVSYKGFNIGKVSDISINKENPKLVSVYMKINSQIPIYKQTVATLQSVGITGQSKVELSLDISEKNTSLDLIDLKKGKIPEIKSKPSQLETILNKVNGIAGSLEEISSKFNKMMSQENIQRFNEFADSLNILLYNLSNSSIYFNRTLMNFNDTMLEGQETFSRLNRVISILDYDPSTIVRGVTHNDED
- a CDS encoding DUF445 domain-containing protein; amino-acid sequence: MSIFNKSFLTNLVAAVLAILGWYFAEEHVKNIGFYALSGALTNWIAIYMLFEKIPFLYGSGIIPNKFESFKKAIKKMIMEQFFSQANLNKFLSNDEIKRYIANNIATKIDYNKIFDSFVEILMDSKYGSMIEMFLGGKNGLEGLRKPFISKLDAKVIELLGNLNIDTNSVSQKALEKIERLIDARLDELTPQMVKEIIQKIIREHLDWLVVWGGVFGGIIGLVASFIA
- a CDS encoding 16S rRNA (uracil(1498)-N(3))-methyltransferase; the protein is MRTIRGFFADISIQTTKLSITGEYYNYFKNVLRLKKSDFIELFNNDDGLQYKTQIIDINNKNILLDVIEKKEIHNENSYIVNIYQAIIKNENFELIIQKATELGVNNIYPTITEYTNHKFDKKGFDKKLERWNKIAISAAEQCERVFIPKIHNPVETNTVQLLDSDMNITLCPYSNTPNNFENLIKTHNNFNIFIGPEGGFSKKEKELFKINGFNTINLGKRILKAETAPINILSIINFIK
- a CDS encoding oligopeptide:H+ symporter, with amino-acid sequence MDKNYRTLSRPFWIVWAIEFWERFGFYGFQAIIALYFTQQLHLSELETIYLMGSFFAFTYGFIWVGGIIGDKVLGTKRTILIGAIILCLSYLSFIFANEKSIYYIFAGIIVGNSLFKANPSSLISKMFDKGDGRLNSAMTLYYLAINMGGLLCMALTPVISQTYGYVEAFVICGIGLFIGIVGFIMFYRQLENLGSEASKKPLNIANLAYVIVASIILILLIANILPNTGLCISITAIVVILATIYFLEIALKLKPYERNRMLVALVLIIEAIFFYALYFQMPTTLTFFALHNVDLSIFGWHVPAAQYQLLNPLWLMILSPVLAILYKKSKMTHATKFSIGIALMFVSYAILYCTKYFATDGIISGYWLILTYASSSLGELLISGLGLAMVAELCPAAISGFVMGFWFLATMVASYLASYIGSFIALPLFDNTITSQQSLDTYTSVFGYVAISILIVTIIMIIMTPILNRYIKRIEVTDDHRADAPSVVIKVT
- a CDS encoding long-chain-fatty-acid--CoA ligase, encoding MSTFSNKTWISNYPEYAPADIQENQYTILDLYENTIIQFPYRDAVSCHDVNLTFCELDDLATSVASFLQNDLNIQKGDRIAIVLPNCLQFTVCLFACIKISAIFVNTNPLYTADELESIFNNCDIKAAIVLDMFAHHIQKAKVNINSLENVIVTNIADLYPFPKKQIIGFVSKNLIKDKPKYNKNIFIPFSKAIKADKKLYKKPEIDREDILCLQYSSGTTGKPKGAILTHNNLASNIQQIWAWVKHDMDMSNQVIITALPLYHIFSLSANLLCFFFAGAKNVLIPNARDIKDLIKTMSKNEFTIFNGLNTFYMIMLEHPDFEKINKTRYQYSLSGGMPISRKIYLHWLDRTGVELKEGYGMTEMSPAITLNKFNESEDDYFGTCGYPIPGTGLSIRDIETQQEINECYKEGEIWLKGPQKCRGFWNDKQNNELYFTDNGWLKTGDIGYIDKKGRLTISDRLKNMIIVSGFNVYPREVEICILKLDYVKEVAVTGVESKTSGERAIAFISLEKGSKATEDDIIKHCKEKLAGYKVPKSCIFVETLPKNNTGKIDIKKLKKDFL